A single Bacillus sp. HMF5848 DNA region contains:
- a CDS encoding Ger(x)C family spore germination protein, translating to MKYILVFICCLLFTGCGFKDIDKRFFVVAVGIDKDKEKEENYLIHLKLAITTTEQKMGESNSIVVSESAETITEAVRIIKSRVDKELDFGHAKMILYGEDVVKEDIRNVLDWFLRRRDIQQIAWIGIGKPTAKDILELQPKSENIPGNALFLGFGYSGTETPYVASNYLFNFRRSLYERGISAYLPIVSVKDDLFNINTMALFEDFTMKHVLSKDETRILYALMSDISKVDIDIEEEEGFKFILTLDHVNKEYQIVTPVDRQPFIDMRISLEGIVEEATKELTRDEIEKLNKIASNVAEERVLSLLKKLQGKKLDPFGFGLRYRATHRGEESEKIEKWLSIYPNIDFRVSVDVNVEGTGVIE from the coding sequence ATGAAATATATTCTTGTTTTTATATGCTGTCTTTTGTTTACGGGCTGTGGGTTTAAAGACATCGATAAGCGTTTTTTTGTTGTAGCAGTAGGTATTGATAAAGATAAAGAGAAAGAAGAAAATTACTTGATTCATTTAAAGCTTGCTATAACTACCACTGAGCAAAAGATGGGAGAGAGTAATTCAATCGTTGTGTCAGAATCGGCAGAAACTATCACGGAAGCCGTTCGTATTATTAAGTCTCGTGTCGACAAAGAGTTAGATTTTGGACATGCAAAGATGATACTTTATGGAGAAGACGTTGTTAAAGAGGATATCCGAAATGTGTTAGATTGGTTTCTCAGGCGCCGTGATATTCAGCAAATAGCATGGATCGGGATTGGTAAGCCAACGGCAAAAGATATTCTTGAGCTTCAGCCAAAATCTGAGAATATCCCAGGTAATGCGTTATTTTTAGGTTTTGGATATTCAGGGACAGAAACACCGTATGTTGCTTCTAACTATTTGTTCAATTTTCGTCGGTCCTTATATGAACGAGGCATAAGTGCTTATTTACCTATTGTTAGCGTAAAGGATGATTTGTTTAATATTAATACAATGGCGTTGTTTGAAGACTTTACTATGAAACATGTGTTGAGCAAGGACGAAACAAGAATTCTTTATGCGCTCATGTCTGATATTTCGAAGGTTGATATAGATATTGAAGAGGAAGAAGGGTTTAAATTTATCTTGACCCTTGACCACGTAAATAAAGAGTATCAGATTGTTACGCCAGTAGATCGTCAACCGTTTATAGATATGAGAATTAGCCTTGAAGGTATTGTAGAAGAGGCAACAAAAGAGTTAACTAGAGATGAAATTGAAAAATTAAATAAAATTGCTTCAAATGTTGCAGAGGAACGTGTGTTGAGTTTACTGAAAAAACTGCAGGGAAAAAAGCTAGATCCTTTTGGTTTTGGTCTTCGCTATCGAGCTACTCATCGCGGTGAGGAAAGTGAGAAAATAGAAAAGTGGCTTTCAATTTATCCGAACATTGATTTTCGTGTGAGTGTAGATGTGAATGTGGAAGGAACAGGTGTAATTGAGTAA
- a CDS encoding aspartate kinase: protein MKVVKFGGSSVASAGQFKKVASIVTSDVNRKFVVVSAPGKRSKDDIKMTDMLIGLAQSISTGEDYQTQLTQILDRYEEIALGLELPTTIIADIRAQLEKTISAYQNSPRLLDNLKASGEDNNARLMAHYLQHLGHRATYMNPKHAGILVSDEPGNAQVLPETYDNLSQLRNMEGIIVIPGFFGYTIGGELVTFPRGGSDITGSIVAAGVTADLYENFTDVDSIYCVNPNIVQNPQDIKELTYREMRELSYAGFSVFHDEALQPVYHAGIPVCVKNTNNPDAPGTLILSTREHSKQPVVGIASDKGFCTVYVSKYMMNREIGFGRKLLQILEDECISYEHTPSGIDNLSIILRSNQLNGEVESRVLDRIRTELEVDDISIEHNQAIIMVVGEGMTSTIGIASKATTAFMKANVNIDMINQGSSEVSMMFGVKECDLNNAVQALYNVYFN from the coding sequence ATGAAAGTAGTAAAATTTGGTGGGAGTTCTGTAGCGAGTGCTGGACAGTTTAAAAAGGTGGCATCTATTGTTACATCAGATGTAAATCGAAAATTTGTTGTTGTATCGGCACCTGGTAAGCGTTCAAAAGATGACATTAAGATGACCGATATGCTGATTGGATTAGCACAATCAATCAGTACTGGAGAAGACTATCAAACTCAGCTTACGCAAATACTGGATAGATACGAGGAGATTGCGCTAGGCCTTGAATTGCCAACTACCATAATTGCTGACATCAGGGCACAATTAGAAAAGACCATTTCAGCATATCAAAATTCGCCACGACTACTTGATAATCTAAAAGCTAGTGGAGAAGACAATAATGCGCGATTAATGGCTCATTATTTACAGCACCTTGGACACAGAGCTACATATATGAATCCTAAACATGCTGGGATTTTAGTAAGTGATGAACCTGGTAATGCACAAGTTCTTCCTGAAACGTATGATAATTTGAGTCAATTACGGAACATGGAAGGTATCATTGTAATACCTGGGTTCTTTGGCTATACAATAGGTGGCGAACTTGTCACTTTCCCTCGTGGAGGATCGGATATTACTGGTTCTATTGTTGCGGCAGGTGTTACAGCAGACTTGTATGAGAATTTCACTGATGTTGATTCTATTTATTGTGTGAACCCAAATATTGTTCAAAACCCTCAAGACATTAAAGAACTAACATATCGCGAAATGCGAGAGTTATCTTACGCTGGGTTTAGTGTATTTCATGATGAAGCTCTACAGCCAGTATATCACGCAGGCATTCCCGTTTGTGTTAAAAACACAAATAACCCAGACGCACCTGGTACACTAATCTTATCTACCCGCGAGCATAGTAAGCAGCCCGTTGTTGGGATTGCAAGCGACAAAGGATTCTGTACGGTATATGTAAGTAAATACATGATGAACCGTGAGATAGGCTTTGGGCGTAAGTTGCTTCAAATACTTGAAGACGAGTGTATTTCGTATGAGCATACGCCATCTGGTATTGATAACTTATCCATTATTTTACGTTCTAATCAACTAAATGGTGAAGTAGAGAGTCGTGTACTAGATCGCATTCGAACAGAGCTTGAAGTAGATGATATATCGATTGAGCACAACCAGGCTATTATCATGGTTGTTGGTGAAGGTATGACTAGCACAATCGGAATAGCATCAAAAGCTACCACTGCCTTCATGAAAGCAAATGTTAATATCGATATGATTAACCAGGGCTCTTCAGAAGTGAGTATGATGTTTGGTGTTAAAGAGTGCGATCTCAATAACGCTGTTCAGGCATTATATAATGTATATTTCAATTAA
- a CDS encoding GerAB/ArcD/ProY family transporter, whose amino-acid sequence MSNLHYRYFYYLVAINMLSNVVAYIPKILIENRLDGSVMAIGVASVLGFSLLFWHVKLIAKFPNKTILEIMEGRINMPVTVVVSFLYGLLWLVAGLVTVVAFSTITKRFINPEIPEEGIAALFLILVCAGALLESKRVLYMLEVVLVLNLPFLVLLFIKAYANNYFQWDAVRTVLTHYADIPSWYTLSAAAYTISGFINIMIFNSGFKELKPKFIYLVPLVAIANLFTTLMVPIGFHGVDGVEDYNYIWITTSDALRFEFGFVERVVFVFLLIYISISLMSVIIHWHVAVEFFKSHLPKIKKNNKPRIQYVIVLVFSGITILVIHYFNENTILILTKLWLSLLIPFGLLANILLTYLVRKEHKKI is encoded by the coding sequence ATGTCTAATCTTCATTATCGATACTTTTATTATTTAGTTGCAATAAATATGTTATCAAATGTTGTTGCATATATCCCTAAAATCTTAATAGAAAACAGACTTGATGGCTCTGTTATGGCAATTGGAGTGGCAAGTGTGTTGGGATTTTCTCTGTTATTTTGGCATGTAAAGCTGATAGCTAAATTCCCCAATAAAACAATATTAGAGATTATGGAAGGCCGTATAAATATGCCTGTTACAGTCGTGGTAAGTTTTTTATATGGCTTACTCTGGCTTGTAGCAGGTCTTGTTACAGTTGTTGCTTTTTCAACTATAACGAAGCGATTTATTAATCCCGAGATACCTGAAGAAGGTATCGCAGCGTTATTTTTAATACTCGTTTGTGCAGGAGCATTACTTGAATCAAAGAGAGTATTATATATGCTTGAAGTAGTCCTTGTATTAAACCTTCCCTTCTTAGTTCTGTTGTTTATTAAAGCCTATGCCAATAATTACTTTCAGTGGGACGCAGTAAGGACAGTCTTGACACATTATGCAGACATTCCATCGTGGTATACTTTGTCAGCTGCTGCGTATACAATCTCAGGTTTTATTAATATCATGATATTTAATAGTGGATTCAAGGAGCTAAAGCCGAAATTTATATATTTAGTGCCTCTTGTTGCAATAGCAAATTTATTTACTACTTTAATGGTGCCAATAGGCTTCCATGGTGTAGATGGGGTGGAGGATTATAATTACATATGGATAACGACGAGTGACGCACTTCGCTTTGAATTTGGCTTTGTTGAGCGCGTCGTATTTGTCTTTTTATTGATTTATATATCCATTTCCTTAATGAGTGTAATTATCCATTGGCATGTGGCTGTTGAGTTTTTTAAATCACACTTACCAAAGATTAAAAAAAATAATAAGCCAAGAATACAATATGTAATTGTGTTAGTTTTTAGCGGGATTACCATTTTAGTCATCCACTATTTTAACGAAAACACTATATTAATTTTAACAAAATTATGGCTTAGTTTATTAATTCCGTTTGGTTTATTAGCTAATATCCTTTTAACATATCTCGTGCGAAAGGAGCATAAAAAAATATGA
- a CDS encoding spore germination protein produces the protein MPNTPPLISEEEIRSSIQPLDQSADMQFQKLTLEDCEIELAYLKTVTDAKAIHEQLVKVFYEMNNINRFSSYIESHTGFKEIQSAKQVMEDVLCGFVVIFVFNKAYLVELSMFRYNDSEDASVETTIQGPQKALSEDILVNLNLLRHRYHNQTLRIENAPPIGGANRLKSVLLYDTKAVDEQLLKEVKEKLSNLDNSLIQSIGQLQRVFSMGKKTLFPIYMITERPDRIIYNIARGKVVLLLEGTSFALVMPAVFYDFMSSMEDLYQPYWVAKFLTILRYTGLIISLILPGVYIGITSYNPEVFRVQLALSIAGSRAAVPYPSFLEVLFMLFMMEMLVEASIRLPKTIGPTATTVGGLILGQAATEAGLVSNIMIIIVSAVAISNFVVPINEMSFAMRVVKYIFIVAASLFGLIGVVISLLGLIMYLVNLSSFGQPYFRIYFSENMTIPKNE, from the coding sequence ATGCCAAATACTCCCCCTCTTATCTCGGAAGAGGAAATTCGTTCTAGCATACAGCCGCTAGATCAATCTGCAGATATGCAGTTTCAAAAGCTTACACTAGAAGATTGTGAAATTGAATTAGCTTATTTGAAAACGGTAACGGATGCAAAAGCAATTCATGAACAGCTTGTAAAAGTTTTTTATGAAATGAACAATATAAATCGATTTAGTAGCTATATAGAAAGTCATACGGGCTTTAAAGAGATACAGTCAGCTAAACAGGTTATGGAAGATGTGCTATGTGGCTTTGTCGTTATATTTGTTTTTAACAAGGCATATTTAGTCGAACTTAGCATGTTCCGGTATAACGATTCTGAAGATGCATCAGTGGAAACTACGATACAAGGTCCACAAAAAGCGTTAAGCGAGGATATCCTTGTTAATTTAAATTTATTGCGACATAGATATCATAATCAAACACTTCGTATAGAAAATGCACCTCCAATTGGCGGGGCTAATCGCCTTAAGTCTGTTTTGTTATACGACACGAAGGCTGTTGATGAACAGCTTCTTAAAGAAGTAAAAGAAAAATTATCTAATTTAGATAACTCATTGATCCAATCCATTGGACAGCTTCAACGTGTATTTTCAATGGGAAAGAAAACACTATTTCCGATATATATGATTACGGAAAGACCTGATAGAATTATTTACAATATCGCTCGAGGAAAAGTAGTCCTACTACTTGAGGGAACATCGTTTGCTCTAGTTATGCCTGCAGTATTTTATGATTTTATGAGTTCAATGGAAGATTTATATCAACCATATTGGGTCGCTAAATTTCTTACTATATTAAGGTATACTGGGTTGATTATAAGCCTCATTTTACCCGGCGTTTATATAGGGATTACAAGCTATAATCCAGAAGTGTTTCGTGTTCAACTTGCCTTATCTATAGCTGGGAGTCGTGCCGCTGTACCGTATCCATCTTTTTTAGAGGTGCTGTTCATGCTCTTTATGATGGAAATGCTTGTTGAGGCGAGTATTCGGTTACCAAAAACAATTGGGCCTACCGCCACAACAGTTGGTGGGTTAATACTTGGACAGGCTGCAACGGAAGCAGGGCTTGTATCAAATATTATGATTATTATTGTATCGGCGGTGGCGATTTCGAATTTTGTTGTTCCAATCAATGAAATGAGTTTTGCGATGAGAGTTGTGAAATATATATTTATTGTTGCTGCCTCCCTGTTTGGCTTAATAGGTGTTGTTATTAGTCTATTGGGGTTAATCATGTACCTCGTCAATTTAAGCAGCTTCGGTCAACCTTATTTTAGAATTTATTTTAGTGAAAACATGACAATACCTAAAAATGAGTGA